The genomic window gcatttttttaactctcgacattaagacatttattaatcaacttggtaccaatttttgggcgtacgggggtgctaatccttccttgtacgtaacccgaactcgtttttctaaaactcgtagaccaaagtcatttttaggtggcccaatcacaccttaataaaagattggtggcgactccaaattttcatcgacaactaatttttgttttttttccaaaaataaaaatggtttcgacagcttggcaactccactggggagttttttttttaaaaaaaataagagagtcgagccacaaagttgattaatttttgtcttctGGTCGAGAAATTTTTTTGATATCTTTTCGCATTCATGTATTTAAGTGTTGTTTGCATTACACATTACATGAGTCgaatgattttacccttttaagtgggagcgagaaactagtccttcttgaggttttcacctccgtgcagggtagtggaccgcttccggaatacatccgtacctatgtcttcgtgagattttcatctctgtgcagccatagggaaatgtattcccctgaactaaacttgatctatatgagcctataatgggtgaggatcaatgaatctgttggttcgggtacctttaccctAGAAGCCGAacttcatataatgaaccttaggaatccaccccAGGTAGAACTAGACTGAACCCTAGTAAATATCCGATTAGGTGCtttactatttcttgattatttttatgttgttatatgaCACTgactttttgtattttattttgattgtatgacatggcatttcatttcatcataaaaggcgtgggttcatattcagttgctagataaaaagcttatcatggaaaaagggtttcttgataaagtggaggataatgcggctgtccgaaTTTGGTCTGAAACAACAcagcaagaaaagggtgatagtttGGCTGACAGGCATGTATCGGAATTATGGGACTTTACGCACATCAGTGTAACTCAAAATAATTTGCAAGAATTGAAGGAAATCTGGGGTCAGTGGAGTGATGAGATTAGACagctattttataataattatggggatctgccttatttgcttgatgtaaAGGTAGACAAGCATTTGTTTCAAGCCCTCGCCCAGTtctggaatcctgcttacagctgCTTTACATTTGGGAAGGTCAATTTGGTGCCTACGATAGAAGAATATATGGCTTTACTctgatgttcaaagtttcaagtggacaGGGTCTACTCGAGAGTggtaaatgtgccaaccttttcaaaGAAGCTGATGAGTATAACAggaatgagtgagcagtgggttgttgcacggattaagcaaaagggggatagtaaatgcgttccttggagaAGTTTGAAAGATGCAATTCTAACACACCCAGACATGATAAAGAGGTTAGATGtctttgctttaagtatatacGGTTTGGTGGTCTTCCCTAAAGCCTTGGGGTATGTGGACAAAGCAGTCACCGATTTATTCGACCGGCTTGATAAGAAGGTTACACCAATTCCGGtaattttggcagaaacctttaggtcattgagtgcatgccgAAAAACGGGTGAGagtagatttattggatgtgcacagtttCTACTCAcatggtttcacagtcacttttggaaggtggataaagtttcgtatcgagttttctctgaaaattattcaccactaaaggaGATAGTAGCTACGCCCAGGAGAGATGACATTTCGAAAGAGAAATGGATGGTAATTCTTCAGAATCTTTAGGAGGAGGATGTTGAGTAGAGAGCCCCTTGGTTGTTACCAGATGAGATCTTGTATAGGTGTGGTAATTTCAATTGTGTTCCACTGCTTGGAGTTTGGGGAGATATTGGATATGCCCCATTATTGGTGTTAAGGCAATATATGTCAAGGCAATTTATACCTGCAACCCAAGGgatagctgattgtgaattttcGTACAGAGATGATGGATATAGAAAGAAAATTCAAGAGATGTCTAATGCGTGGAAACAGACTCACCGAATGAAGGGGTTAGCTGTgggtcctgtaacaccccttacccgtatctgacactagaatagggtatgaggcattactagaacacatacacttgcgaatatatttaaccgagttataaaatttcatctaaattaaaactttcaaaattattaacatgcttttataactctttacaatatatcctcaaaacattataatcataataaaattgggcctacgagacccgatacatactcatgcaattcaatgctttgtttccatttcattcaattcgcaatttctcatgctcacaatttaaatcatatcactagcaatttccatttaattcacgtacaattcaatgccACTAAGTTtaacactaatacgtatttaccatttaactcaacgtttatcgattataccattcattaacacatttatgaaattatcaattttgcaatgaaaatatcactttagcttaaataacaacatcgtcctagTATAAATACACAACCACTTATCCATttgctttaattcttttgggcccatttgtcacttaccatccttgatcaaaattaaggaacggttacggaaaattgagtacttcactttcactttgccatagtataactatggtcttacgtatgatcacttatcacttgtccttaatcagataagtgtagctaggctaccacttatcactttttcacttgatcagataagtgtagctaaggctaccacttatcactttttcacttgatcagataagtgtagctgaggctaccacttatcactttgtcacttgatcagataagtgtagctaaagctaccacttatcactttgtcacttgatcagataagtataacacttatcactttttcacttgatcagataagtgtagctaaagctgccacttatcactttatctcttaatcagaagtactcaaatccggcgttccgcttaatttgatcatttattcgattttcgcatttttattttactctcatttcaacactaaatacattttatcatacattatatatttcatgaaattaacacttaatcattaaatttcagccatatgaacttattatttcatcatctttccacactcgttttctatgcacatcacataagatataaacatatcattcaaccatagtcgcaagctagtgtatttaaacataactttTTTTGGggctaaccacatgataaaccatttcaatgcataacttataaatttaacatcactacttggccaaagcctaagcatatacaccaaatatgtcagccaaatacacatatagcataagcattataagcatggatgaacACAACACTTATTCatgtatcaggcttaccaacatgtgttaattcataaaacaTTCATGCCATTATTTCATGCcaatcatataccgaatataccatacacacatactatgaaactttattttcacacatgagcttaaaccatgaccaataatgcacaaatataagcatcatttctatttcatcgtttatcaattataatcaagcatatgaccaattatacacaaaacattcatatatttctcaattttcctcctcctcctctccattccacatccttaatgtgtataacacacttaaacaacattattcatactttcactattttcttgtatGTAAAATTCAAGCTGTCCGTCTGAGTctgagtcactaaattatttttatctagagttaaagagctccaaattaagatccataaattttccctaaaactagactcacatatcttcttaccataaaattttcagaatttttggtttagcaaaatagtacattttattctttaaatttctcCTATTTTgttgtctgatagttctgaccactcttcactaaaaattaattatctcattgtacaaaattcggatgatgtttacgtttattttttatgaaaatagactcattaaggattctaatcatataaattataactcataataatttttttacaatttttaattattttacaaaatcaaaacaggggaacccgaattcattctgaccttgtctcacaaaatctattatatctcatgatttataattccatttcttacaccgtttcttttataagaaactagactcaataagctttgatttcatattttatttaccctctaattaaattcccaaaatttttagtgatttttcaaagttatactactgctgctgtccaaaactacttTAGTGCAAAATGCTGATTtctattttgccccaaatttcatagtttatacaatttggtcctttctcaattaacccctaaattaatataattttctcaattaatactttccctagacattataagttgtatcacaactattgaaattcagaatttccacatataactctatcttcaaactcttttactattaggtcccaaacattcactttctattcaattctttcaataaaatcagcatatgaacaatttaaagctctaattccatgctaaataaTCAGATACTTCCAGCatgtattcatagcaactttcaaattctttcatagaatcaaaaactaatgaattcaacaagtgggcctagttgtaaaagtcccaaaaacacaaaaatttcaagaaataatcaagaattgaacttacctgcagtacaaatatgaagaaccagcttgaagaaacccttctatggtgttttagctgatgagaatgcagaaaaatgaagagaaatctagataattccactttggtcctaactttattaagcaaattttgcaatatttcaattttacccttaattctcctgactttcttgctgatttcatgcctttgccgtccagcccaaatagaccttgggtctattttccttttaagtcctcttccttttatcatttaagctatttattattttctataattttgcatttgttacaatttagtcctttttgttcaattaattatcggaactttaaaatttcttgacaaaactttaatactaactttttaacactccataaatatttataaaaatatttatggctcggttgaaAATCTCTGAtgtctcaatacctcgttttcgattctaattattttaatatttatttctagtgtactattcactatttaaaaatttttcctaacttcacatttaacttatactcactaaattaataatattttctactcaatttttaaatttagtgatctcgaatcaccgttctgaCACAtttgaaaattcaggccattacatttttcctcatcggatttgtggtcttgaaaccactgttccgactagaaccaaaatcgggctgttacaggtcCGATGACAACTCCTGAGTATAATGAATGGTGGGCTAGGAGAATCAACGACAATATACCCAAAGTATGTCAGGAAAGTCGCCAGTTAATAGAAGAGCATTTACGAGTCATCCCTTCTGAGTTGGAAATCGTAAAACAAGATTTTGAGAGAAGAAATGCGGATTTAGAAAAGAAGATAGGGCAAATGGAGGAGGAAAAGACGAACTTGAGATTGGACATAGACGTTCAGAAGTTTGAAACTGAAAAATTAAAGAAGGAGAAAAACAAGGCTGAGGAGGAGCTGGGTAGTCTGAAGACGGATTATAAAAAGTTGCGTCTATCAATGAGAACTGCCGGGTCGGGAAAAACTTCAGAACAGTGGCGAGCAGAAATTCGAGAATAAAAGGACAAAGCCGATAGATGGGAACAGAAATTCTAAGAGATGCAGAGGCGAAACGAggctttagaaaagagtttgtcaaAAAGCCAAAAGGAAAATGGCGAGTTAAAGGATAGGGTGATCGTGTTGGAAGGATGTCTTCGTTAGTATCGAAATCGAAACCTCGCGAAAGTTTTGAAAGCAAGCTTGAGTAagattgaagaaatgaagaaaagaatcgaagagctagaaacagtgctgcaaaattgtgagatccaGATCAAGTACTTGAAAGCAAATGAAAGTCGTAATAATGAGCAGCTCCACTACTTTCAGAGTCAAGTTAGGAGTAGAGATCATCTTATGGAGGAAGCTGTGGTCCATATTCGAGAAGTAGCTAATCATATACAGACTTTGGCAGTACAGGCTGACGTGCTGAGTGTGAAGTTTGAATTAGAATCGGATCGGGGGCAAGAATTAGCTTTGTTACTTAGAAAGATTAGAGTTCTGGGTACTAGGGCAAAGTCTTATTTATAGTtcactttatgtaaaggaatttaatttctagtaaagttttcttaaatggaattgaatcaaaattgacgcctttttgcattcatttcatgcattgcattgctTCATATGCATTAAAAGATACAtcaaaagattctaattaatttaaatcactcctcagttaatctggaaaccaatcaACCTACCAAACACTACTACGGTACTCTTTCGAAAACTAAAGACATAGATCAAAGGTTAGAACAGTTTCAGAATGAAATGCAAGATCAACTTCAACAACAAATGAATGAGTAGCTTGAGAAGATTCAACAAAAAATGATGGATAAAATGATGGAATCTTAAGGGAGTATGATGGCTAAGTTGACTCAATTGTTGACTGGAGGGGTTGATAAAGGGAAGGGCTCTGTGCTTAATAATGAAGAATGAGACAGCGAGGGACTTGTTTATCCCCTAAGTCTTACCCCTCAGCAAGTAGAGGTATATCCGCGCAAAGCCTCTGTCACCATCAGGCCTCAGCAGTCTCAAGACAGTGCTGTAACACGAATGAACTTTCAAGCTAGATCAGGCTCTATCCCCGGAGACAACCTTGCTAATCTCGCTATCCCAGGCTTCGACGAAACAGTTGAGAAAATGAAGGATGAATTGCCAAAATAGCTCGAAGAAAAGTAttaatggttggaggaaaaaatTAGAGCGATGGAAAGTACTGAGAGCTACCATAGAATTGACGCAAGAgaattgagcttggttccgggtttagtactccctcacaaattcaaaatgccagagtttgagaagtacTACATAACTAGTAACCCCGaagcccatattactatgttctgcagacggatgactgggtatgttaatAACGACCAGTTTTTGATACATTacttccaggatagcctcacaggggctgcatccaagtggtacaatcaattgagtcgtacccaaattaattcatggagagatctagcaCAAGCATTCATAAAGGAGTATAATCACGTAACTGACATGGTACCTAATAGAATCATTCTACAGAACCTGGAAAAGAAGcttggtgaaagttttaggcaatatgcacaaagaTGAAGGGAGGTTGCtgtccaagttcagccatctcttctagaaagagaaATGACGATGCTTTTCGTTAATACGTGGAAGGCTCCAttcattacacatatgttaggaagttcTTCTAAAAGCTTTTTCGACATAATTATGAATGCtgagatgatagaaaatgctatcagAAACGAGAAAATAGATGCTGGAGAAAGTAGCAGAAGGTCGGCCTCAAAGAAGAAAGAGAACGAGGTCAACAACATAAGTTCATATTCAAAAACGATTACGGTGAATCAACCGGGAAAAATGGCTGTCAACCAGTAAGGATCATTAAAACAGGTATCTGAAACAAGACAAAATACGGAGAAGCTTCAATTTACAccaattccaatgtcgtataGGGAGCTATATCAAAATCTATTCAATGTACACGTGGTTTCCCCTTACCAGTTGAAACCTCTGCAGCCTCCATACCCCAAGTGGTACAATGCAATTACACAATGCGATTATCACGCGAGAATCGTggggcattctatagaacatTGTACGGCGTTCAAGAAGCTGGTAGAAAGACTCATAAGCATGAGCATTGTTAAATTAGATGATTCACCCAATACAGAGAATTCGTTACCTAATCATAATAAAAATGGAGTGAATATGATAGGAGGGAACATGggtagaaaaatcaagaaaaatattgCAGAAGTGAAGGTTTCTTTGAGATGGATCTGGAAGAAGATGGTAGAAAGAGGGTTGTTTGTTTTGGATTCAGTGAGAAGCTTTGAAAGGGTGGAAAATTATTGTGAGTTCTATCATGAGGAAGGACGTGAAATTGAAGAATGCAAAGAATTTAGAGCCTTAGTTCAAGGCCTGATAGATAACAAGGAAATAGAGTTTTATGAAGAAGTTAAAGAGGAGGGGAGGATCTGCACATCCGAATCCTTGAAGGTTCCAAGAGTAGCGCAGCCCGTGGTCATCATCTCGCGACCAAAGAATGATGAAGCGAGAACGCCAGTAATGCCAAGaatcataataaagaaacctgCAGCCTTTTCTTACCAAGATAGTAGGAAGGTTCCGTGGAACTATAAGTGCAATACAACTGTCCCTGGAAAGGAAACTTCAAATGACCAGGATGTGAGTGTCAATCCAGAACCTGTGAAAAAGGCCGTAATAGTGgaacaaaaagggaaaatagtCGAGCCTGTGCTATCTATCAATAAGCCGGTGAAGGAGGAAGAGGCTgtggaattcttaaaatttttgaagcaTAGTAAGTATAATGTCGTCAAGCAGTTGCATAAACAATCGGCTCGCATATCTGTACTAGCCCTACTCTTGAACTTAGAAGTACATCGAAATGCGTTGATGAAGATGCTAAACGAAACCTATGTGGCCAATGATATTTCTGTCGGTAAGTTAGACCGGTTGGTCAATAATatcagtgctgataatttcatattcttcaatgatgatgaaatacctctTGGGGACGTGGGATCTACTAAGGCTTTGCATATCACTGCACGGTGCAAGGGGCATATTTTTCCAAGagtattgattgacaatggatcagctttgaaCATGTTGCCATTATTCACACTTAACCGGCTTcccatagacagttcgcacatgaaacatgccaaaatatagtaaAAGCGTTTGACAATACAGAAAGAAAGGCCATGGTAAGAATTAAGATACCCCTACTGATTGGCCCAACAGTTTATGAGGTAGATTTTATTGTG from Gossypium hirsutum isolate 1008001.06 chromosome D12, Gossypium_hirsutum_v2.1, whole genome shotgun sequence includes these protein-coding regions:
- the LOC121224550 gene encoding uncharacterized protein; translation: MTMLFVNTWKAPFITHMLGSSSKSFFDIIMNAEMIENAIRNEKIDAGESSRRSASKKKENEVSETRQNTEKLQFTPIPMSYRELYQNLFNVHVVSPYQLKPLQPPYPKWYNAITQCDYHARIVGHSIEHCTAFKKLVERLISMSIVKLDDSPNTENSLPNHNKNGVNMIGGNMGRKIKKNIAEVKVSLRWIWKKMVERGLFVLDSVRSFERVENYCEFYHEEGREIEECKEFRALVQGLIDNKEIEFYEEVKEEGRICTSESLKVPRVAQPVVIISRPKNDEARTPVMPRIIIKKPAAFSYQDSRKVPWNYKCNTTVPGKETSNDQDVSVNPEPVKKAVIVEQKGKIVEPVLSINKPVKEEEAVEFLKFLKHSKYNVVKQLHKQSARISVLALLLNLEVHRNALMKMLNETYVANDISVGKLDRLVNNISADNFIFFNDDEIPLGDVGSTKALHITARCKGHIFPRVLIDNGSALNMLPLFTLNRLPIDREENQMADALATLASMSKVDRLEDMKPIQISIYDISAHYYSIEKVENDDCPWYQDILLYVKNHEYPDQATENDKRTLRRMEAVLPIEVEIHSLWVLAELKLEKAEWIQSQYDQLNLIEERRLKAIRHGQMYQKRMMRAYNKKVCPREFHEGDLVLKKILPL